A stretch of the Thalassotalea euphylliae genome encodes the following:
- a CDS encoding LysR family transcriptional regulator has protein sequence MRLRHIEVFHAIYSTGSITNAAKILHVSQPSVSKVLAHAEMQLGFQLFERVKGRLIPTNEAEMLFDEADKIYQQMRSINNTAENIKKSEYGNISIAVTPALGFDVLPVAIANFQQAHPKVNFQVQTVHNDEVMQSLYEHKCDIAVVFSPTAMAGVVETVCDQSELVVMYPKSLFPSEPTSLNLTDLKDLPFIDISDSGPLGDQLWTRMMKENIKLQSTIKVQTYFIAARMVANGAGVCVVDKYTAYGNAMDDVAYAPFEPRLSFNVSMLHLENRRLSVAADDFMEFLNKQIQSI, from the coding sequence ATGAGACTTAGACATATTGAGGTGTTTCATGCCATTTATTCAACTGGCTCTATCACAAATGCAGCGAAAATATTGCACGTTTCCCAGCCTTCGGTGAGTAAGGTGCTAGCGCACGCTGAAATGCAACTTGGCTTCCAATTGTTTGAACGTGTTAAAGGCCGACTCATTCCAACCAATGAAGCGGAAATGTTGTTTGATGAAGCAGATAAAATTTATCAGCAGATGCGTTCAATCAACAATACCGCTGAAAATATTAAAAAGTCTGAATATGGCAATATTAGTATCGCAGTAACGCCAGCCTTAGGGTTTGACGTGTTGCCAGTCGCTATTGCTAATTTTCAGCAAGCACACCCAAAAGTAAATTTTCAGGTGCAGACAGTGCACAACGATGAAGTGATGCAGTCACTTTACGAGCACAAGTGTGATATTGCCGTGGTATTCTCGCCAACGGCGATGGCGGGTGTGGTTGAAACGGTATGCGATCAATCTGAGCTCGTTGTTATGTATCCCAAATCACTGTTTCCGTCAGAGCCAACATCGCTAAACTTAACTGATTTAAAAGACTTACCATTTATTGATATTAGCGACAGTGGTCCGCTGGGTGATCAGCTCTGGACGCGAATGATGAAAGAAAACATCAAGCTACAATCCACCATCAAAGTACAAACATACTTTATTGCTGCGCGCATGGTTGCCAATGGTGCTGGCGTGTGTGTTGTAGATAAATACACAGCCTACGGCAATGCCATGGATGATGTGGCTTATGCACCTTTTGAGCCGCGTTTGTCGTTCAATGTCAGTATGTTGCATTTAGAAAACAGGCGACTATCCGTTGCGGCGGATGACTTTATGGAGTTTTTAAATAAACAGATCCAAAGTATTTAG
- a CDS encoding Na+/H+ antiporter NhaC family protein, with translation MKNYNKLALLVVIFGLFSAVYVSQYVPKTWLEQSLVYEVYQTNDGDNAYIYRGKEVIIEDVVPYQESALNQATLNNVDEPALSQQWVIDEQGTIKQLKPAFHFGVWSLLPALITVSLCLITKEPLSALFTGIVTGALMLGEYDITDSVIIPQLAKEGSAALLLLYLWLLGGLLGVWAKTGAAQAFADMMTRRFVRGQRSAKLVSWCLGVLFFQGGTMSTVLVGTTVRPLADRAKVSHEEMSYIVDSTASPIAAVLAFNAWPAYVQALIFVPGVAFLATEADRLDFFFSSIPFSFYGILAVVGTLLLSLNITTFSGRRIREAHHRANTTGQLDAPNAQPLSAKELQSRVVPEGYHSHHFEFIFPLVALIGIAVFTFILLGSPKVNWAFGAALMLAIGIALAKGMSLKNVMDGLNLGLKSVVFASVILMMAVIIGFISKEIGGGLYLVSLLGEQLPYWALPITLQLMTMVIAFSTGTSWGTYAIAFPLAMPLAWAIGEHQMLANPEIYLMICFATVLNGSIYGDQCSPISDTTILSAMTTGCDLMDHVKSQIVPASFAAATAALLWTLCVIGFAA, from the coding sequence GTGAAAAATTATAACAAATTAGCGCTATTGGTGGTTATATTTGGTTTATTTTCTGCGGTTTATGTCAGCCAGTATGTTCCTAAAACTTGGCTCGAACAGTCGCTCGTATATGAAGTTTACCAAACCAATGATGGTGATAATGCCTATATCTATCGCGGTAAAGAGGTCATTATTGAAGATGTTGTTCCCTATCAAGAGTCAGCGCTTAATCAGGCAACACTCAACAATGTTGACGAGCCGGCATTAAGTCAGCAATGGGTGATTGATGAACAAGGGACGATTAAACAGCTGAAGCCAGCATTTCATTTTGGCGTTTGGTCGTTGTTGCCGGCGCTGATCACTGTTTCACTTTGTTTAATTACGAAAGAGCCGTTAAGTGCGTTGTTTACTGGTATCGTTACTGGCGCGCTAATGCTTGGTGAATACGATATAACTGACAGCGTGATAATTCCGCAACTTGCTAAAGAAGGCAGTGCAGCGCTATTACTGCTGTATTTGTGGTTACTGGGCGGTTTACTTGGTGTATGGGCGAAAACTGGTGCAGCCCAAGCTTTTGCCGATATGATGACACGCAGGTTCGTGCGCGGGCAACGATCGGCTAAATTAGTTTCTTGGTGTTTAGGTGTCTTGTTTTTCCAAGGGGGCACCATGAGCACTGTGTTAGTGGGGACAACAGTCAGGCCGCTAGCGGATAGAGCAAAAGTCAGCCATGAGGAAATGAGTTATATCGTTGACTCAACGGCTTCACCTATTGCTGCTGTGTTAGCATTCAATGCGTGGCCAGCTTATGTACAGGCGCTTATTTTTGTACCTGGGGTTGCGTTTTTAGCAACAGAAGCTGATCGTCTCGATTTCTTTTTCAGCAGTATTCCATTTAGTTTCTATGGCATTTTAGCCGTCGTCGGTACCTTGTTATTAAGCTTAAACATCACGACTTTTTCAGGTCGAAGAATACGCGAAGCGCACCACAGAGCGAACACCACAGGGCAATTAGATGCGCCCAATGCTCAGCCGCTAAGTGCGAAGGAATTGCAAAGCAGGGTAGTGCCGGAAGGTTATCACTCTCACCATTTTGAATTTATTTTCCCGCTGGTCGCATTAATCGGTATTGCGGTTTTCACCTTCATTTTGCTGGGCTCACCAAAAGTGAATTGGGCATTTGGCGCGGCATTAATGTTAGCGATAGGTATTGCCCTTGCAAAAGGTATGAGTCTTAAAAACGTGATGGACGGGCTAAATCTGGGCTTAAAAAGTGTCGTCTTTGCCTCTGTTATTTTAATGATGGCGGTGATCATTGGCTTTATCAGCAAAGAGATTGGTGGCGGTTTATATCTTGTTTCATTGTTAGGTGAACAACTACCGTATTGGGCATTGCCTATTACCTTGCAATTAATGACCATGGTGATCGCGTTTTCTACGGGCACAAGCTGGGGAACCTATGCCATCGCGTTTCCACTGGCGATGCCGCTGGCGTGGGCTATTGGCGAGCACCAAATGCTGGCAAATCCAGAAATTTATTTGATGATTTGTTTCGCCACCGTGCTAAACGGTAGTATTTATGGTGACCAATGTTCGCCAATTTCAGATACCACCATATTAAGCGCGATGACCACGGGCTGTGACTTAATGGACCATGTAAAATCGCAAATTGTACCGGCTAGTTTTGCTGCAGCTACGGCAGCACTGCTTTGGACCTTATGTGTTATTGGATTTGCAGCCTAG